Proteins encoded by one window of Superficieibacter sp. HKU1:
- a CDS encoding MFS transporter translates to MRKIKGLRWYMIALVTLGTVLGYLTRNTVAAAAPTLMEELHISTQQYSYIIAAYSAAYTVMQPVAGYVLDILGTKIGYAFFAIAWAVFCGATALAGSWGGLALARGAVGAAEAAMIPAGLKASSEWFPAKERSIAVGYFNVGSSIGAMIAPPLVVWAIVMHSWQMAFIISGVLSFVWAMAWLIFYKHPRDQKKLTEEEREYIIGGQEAQHQTNNGKKMSVWQILGTRQFWGIALPRFLAEPAWGTFNAWIPLFMFKVYGFNLKEIAMFAWMPMLFADLGCIVGGYLPPLFQRWFGVNLIVSRKMVVTMGALLMIGPGMIGLFTSPYVAIGLLCIGGFAHQSLSGALITLSSDVFGRNEVATANGLTGMAAWMASTMFALVVGALADTIGFSPLFAVLAVFDLLGALVIWTVLKNKPAAEIVQSPPRNDPATQN, encoded by the coding sequence ATGCGTAAAATTAAAGGTTTACGTTGGTATATGATCGCCCTGGTGACTCTGGGCACCGTCCTGGGCTACCTGACGCGTAATACCGTGGCGGCGGCCGCACCAACATTAATGGAAGAGCTGCATATTTCCACGCAGCAATACTCTTACATTATCGCGGCCTATTCAGCAGCGTATACCGTGATGCAGCCGGTAGCGGGTTATGTGCTGGATATTCTGGGCACCAAAATCGGTTATGCCTTCTTTGCTATCGCCTGGGCAGTTTTCTGCGGCGCGACAGCGCTGGCAGGCAGCTGGGGCGGCCTGGCGCTGGCGCGCGGCGCGGTAGGTGCGGCGGAAGCGGCGATGATCCCTGCCGGTCTGAAAGCCAGTTCTGAATGGTTCCCGGCAAAAGAACGTTCTATTGCCGTTGGCTACTTCAACGTTGGTTCTTCCATCGGTGCGATGATCGCTCCGCCGCTGGTGGTGTGGGCTATTGTGATGCATAGCTGGCAGATGGCGTTCATTATTTCGGGCGTACTGAGCTTTGTCTGGGCAATGGCGTGGCTGATTTTCTACAAACACCCACGCGATCAGAAAAAATTAACCGAAGAAGAACGCGAATACATTATTGGCGGCCAGGAAGCCCAGCATCAGACCAATAACGGCAAAAAAATGTCCGTCTGGCAGATACTCGGCACCCGTCAATTCTGGGGTATCGCCCTGCCGCGTTTCCTGGCGGAACCCGCATGGGGCACATTCAACGCGTGGATCCCGCTGTTCATGTTTAAAGTCTACGGCTTTAACCTGAAAGAGATCGCCATGTTTGCCTGGATGCCGATGCTGTTTGCTGACCTCGGCTGTATTGTCGGGGGCTACCTGCCGCCGCTGTTCCAGCGCTGGTTTGGCGTGAACCTGATTGTATCGCGTAAAATGGTGGTTACCATGGGCGCGCTGCTGATGATTGGCCCAGGCATGATTGGTCTGTTCACCAGCCCGTATGTGGCGATTGGCCTGCTGTGTATCGGTGGTTTTGCTCACCAGTCACTGTCCGGCGCGCTGATTACCCTGTCTTCCGATGTTTTTGGTCGTAACGAAGTGGCGACGGCAAACGGTCTGACCGGGATGGCGGCATGGATGGCAAGTACCATGTTTGCGCTGGTGGTCGGTGCCCTGGCAGATACTATCGGCTTCAGCCCGCTGTTCGCTGTGCTGGCGGTGTTCGATCTTCTCGGTGCGCTGGTCATCTGGACGGTATTGAAAAATAAACCGGCCGCCGAGATTGTTCAGTCGCCGCCGAGGAACGATCCGGCGACGCAGAACTGA